One Actinosynnema pretiosum DNA segment encodes these proteins:
- a CDS encoding glycosyltransferase family 2 protein: protein MTRNSGVTVVGIPARDEERTVRGVAEAADAGLRLAFPHGDNAVVLADNGSTDGTVARFAETPLRARKVVARSGREGTGKGTNVFAVFDRARELGADRVLLLDADVRSAEPGWVGALAEAVDGDEPVMALPCYRRDRYEANTTNHLVSPLLAAVHGAHVQQPIGGEFAFNRAFLERAATWERPDSAQLYGIDVWLTANALREGLRLVEVPLGRKLHNSPFPKILRLPQQVLDSLFHVVLATDRVRGAAPRGSGLRQAVDVAAVPQDPAVVARVADAVGRYLAAHRGDVLALFPAARGLVSAPWGLRVGAQVWPELLADAVVALSEGWFTSARDHLVALYVNRVMTFWDEIEGLDGAAVDAVLDRQAAETARAVAGRGVELGGRVTGPGAFHVGHWSGFTADEPARGLAV from the coding sequence ATGACGCGGAACAGCGGAGTCACCGTCGTGGGCATCCCCGCGCGCGACGAGGAGCGGACCGTGCGCGGGGTGGCCGAGGCCGCCGACGCCGGGTTGCGCCTTGCCTTCCCCCACGGGGACAACGCCGTCGTGCTCGCCGACAACGGCAGCACCGACGGCACGGTGGCCCGGTTCGCCGAGACGCCGCTGCGCGCGCGCAAGGTCGTGGCGCGCAGCGGGCGCGAGGGGACCGGCAAGGGCACCAACGTGTTCGCGGTCTTCGACCGGGCGCGCGAGCTGGGCGCGGACCGGGTGCTGCTGCTCGACGCGGACGTGCGCTCGGCCGAACCGGGCTGGGTCGGCGCGCTGGCCGAGGCGGTGGACGGGGACGAGCCGGTGATGGCGCTGCCCTGCTACCGGCGCGACCGGTACGAGGCGAACACGACCAACCACCTGGTGAGCCCGCTGCTGGCGGCCGTGCACGGGGCGCACGTGCAGCAGCCGATCGGCGGCGAGTTCGCGTTCAACCGGGCGTTCCTGGAGCGGGCGGCGACCTGGGAGCGGCCGGACAGCGCGCAGCTGTACGGGATCGACGTGTGGCTGACCGCGAACGCGCTGCGGGAGGGGCTGCGGCTGGTGGAGGTCCCGCTGGGGCGCAAGCTGCACAACTCGCCGTTCCCGAAGATCCTGCGGCTGCCGCAGCAGGTGCTGGACTCGCTGTTCCACGTGGTGCTGGCGACCGACCGGGTGCGCGGCGCCGCGCCGCGCGGGTCGGGGCTGCGGCAGGCGGTGGACGTGGCGGCGGTGCCGCAGGACCCGGCGGTGGTGGCGCGGGTGGCCGACGCGGTGGGGCGGTACCTGGCGGCGCACCGGGGCGACGTGCTCGCGCTGTTCCCGGCGGCGCGCGGCCTGGTGTCGGCGCCGTGGGGGCTGCGGGTGGGCGCGCAGGTGTGGCCGGAGCTGCTGGCGGACGCGGTGGTGGCGCTGTCGGAGGGCTGGTTCACGTCGGCGCGGGACCACCTGGTGGCGCTGTACGTGAACCGGGTGATGACGTTCTGGGACGAGATCGAGGGGTTGGACGGGGCCGCCGTGGACGCGGTGCTGGACCGCCAGGCCGCGGAGACGGCTCGGGCGGTCGCGGGGCGCGGGGTGGAGCTGGGCGGTCGGGTGACCGGGCCTGGCGCCTTCCACGTCGGGCACTGGAGCGGGTTCACCGCCGACGAGCCCGCGCGGGGGCTCGCGGTGTGA
- a CDS encoding PP2C family protein-serine/threonine phosphatase, with translation MSAVDRISVLLVEDDEGDAILVEALLEEVGADVELLRARTLREATTQLSGADCVLLDLGLPDTTGLDGLLDLLAQPAPAAIIVLTGLNDEHQGMRAVAAGAEDYLVKGQVDGAALLRGIRYAVGRKQAEETQRQLRDEKLHAAEKTRLERGLLPSPLLRGPAPLVKERYRPGGSRMLLGGDFYDTVQAHDGTLHVIIGDVCGHGPDEAALGVLLRIAWRALLLAEQTPERVLHTMHELLELERHQPGLFTTACMISVAPDRRSARVFLAGHPEPILMAGEKIVELPRTRAGLPLGVLPDSEWDALDVELPPDWSLMIYTDGLVEGRIGNDSERLGSERLIELIGQVRAGARGGAIDPDELLDSLISRVKELNGGELDDDMAVLLISEQS, from the coding sequence ATGAGCGCGGTCGACCGCATCAGCGTGCTTCTCGTCGAGGACGACGAGGGCGACGCCATCCTGGTCGAAGCACTTCTGGAGGAGGTCGGGGCGGACGTCGAGCTGCTGCGCGCGCGCACGTTGCGCGAGGCCACGACGCAGCTGTCCGGCGCGGACTGCGTCCTGCTCGACCTCGGACTCCCCGACACCACCGGCCTGGACGGGCTGCTGGACCTGCTGGCCCAGCCCGCGCCCGCCGCCATCATCGTGCTGACCGGTCTCAACGACGAGCACCAGGGGATGCGCGCGGTCGCCGCGGGCGCCGAGGACTACCTCGTCAAGGGGCAGGTCGACGGCGCGGCGCTGCTGCGCGGCATCCGGTACGCGGTGGGTCGCAAGCAGGCCGAGGAGACCCAGCGGCAGCTGCGGGACGAGAAGCTGCACGCGGCCGAGAAGACCCGCCTGGAGCGCGGCCTGCTGCCGTCGCCGCTGCTGCGCGGACCGGCGCCGCTGGTGAAGGAGCGGTACCGGCCCGGCGGCAGCCGGATGCTGCTGGGCGGCGACTTCTACGACACCGTGCAGGCCCACGACGGCACCCTGCACGTGATCATCGGCGACGTGTGCGGCCACGGCCCGGACGAGGCCGCGCTGGGCGTGCTGCTGCGGATAGCGTGGCGCGCGCTGCTGCTGGCCGAGCAGACCCCCGAGCGGGTGCTGCACACGATGCACGAGCTGCTGGAGCTGGAGCGGCACCAGCCGGGGCTGTTCACCACCGCGTGCATGATCTCGGTGGCCCCCGACCGGCGGTCCGCGCGGGTGTTCCTGGCCGGGCACCCCGAGCCGATCCTGATGGCGGGCGAGAAGATCGTCGAGCTGCCCAGGACGCGCGCGGGGCTGCCGCTGGGCGTGCTGCCGGACAGCGAGTGGGACGCGCTGGACGTCGAGCTGCCGCCCGACTGGTCGTTGATGATCTACACCGACGGCCTCGTGGAGGGCCGGATCGGCAACGACTCGGAGCGGCTCGGCTCGGAGCGGCTGATCGAGCTGATCGGCCAGGTCCGCGCGGGGGCGCGGGGCGGGGCGATCGATCCCGACGAGCTCCTGGACTCGCTGATCTCGCGGGTTAAGGAGCTGAACGGCGGGGAACTGGACGACGACATGGCCGTGCTGTTGATATCGGAGCAGAGCTGA
- a CDS encoding YeiH family protein has product MSAEERAVERTGAEPGERSPLGLAVLGALVVLALSAAARHLSETVPDATEGTSWEGVGAAVEFPVYAIALGLLGNALLGALGVRDRLAGGFRTEFFIKTGLVLLGASINLAVLADAAGPALVQSVVLISLVFGFSWWLGGRLGLDEKLRALLSAAVAICGVSAAIAAAGAVQAKREQLAYSASLVIVFALPSIFLLPLAATALGLDPRTTGAWIGGNIDTTAAVTAAGALAGEESLQVATIVKVTQNALLGVVAVALTAYFALRVEGRRPEVSAGRQLWDRFPKFVLGFLATSAIATAYLATADPASGKAAIGVVNDLRTWLLILAFTSIGLEFRAGALRQAGWRPIGVFAASTAVNALAALGLALALF; this is encoded by the coding sequence GTGAGCGCCGAGGAGCGGGCGGTCGAGCGGACCGGCGCCGAACCGGGGGAGCGCTCGCCGCTGGGCCTCGCGGTCCTCGGCGCGCTGGTCGTCCTGGCCCTGTCCGCCGCCGCCCGGCACCTGTCCGAGACCGTCCCCGACGCCACCGAGGGCACCTCCTGGGAGGGCGTCGGGGCGGCCGTCGAGTTCCCCGTCTACGCCATCGCCCTCGGCCTGCTCGGCAACGCCCTCCTGGGCGCGCTGGGCGTGCGCGACCGCCTGGCGGGCGGCTTCCGCACCGAGTTCTTCATCAAGACCGGCCTGGTGCTGCTCGGCGCCTCGATCAACCTCGCCGTCCTCGCCGACGCAGCCGGACCCGCGCTGGTCCAGTCCGTCGTGCTGATCAGCCTGGTGTTCGGGTTCTCCTGGTGGCTCGGCGGCAGGCTCGGGCTGGACGAGAAGCTGCGGGCGCTGCTGTCGGCGGCCGTCGCGATCTGCGGGGTGAGCGCGGCCATCGCGGCGGCGGGCGCGGTGCAGGCCAAGCGCGAGCAGCTGGCCTACAGCGCCAGCCTGGTGATCGTGTTCGCCCTGCCGTCGATCTTCCTGCTGCCGCTGGCGGCGACCGCGCTGGGCCTGGACCCGCGCACCACCGGCGCGTGGATCGGCGGCAACATCGACACCACGGCGGCCGTCACGGCGGCGGGCGCGCTCGCGGGGGAGGAGTCGCTGCAGGTCGCCACGATCGTCAAGGTCACCCAGAACGCGCTGCTGGGCGTGGTCGCGGTCGCGCTGACCGCGTACTTCGCGCTGCGCGTGGAGGGGCGGCGACCCGAGGTGTCGGCGGGGCGGCAGCTGTGGGACAGGTTCCCGAAGTTCGTGCTCGGCTTCCTGGCCACCTCGGCCATCGCCACCGCCTACCTGGCCACCGCCGACCCCGCCTCGGGCAAGGCGGCGATCGGGGTGGTCAACGACCTGCGCACGTGGCTGCTGATCCTGGCGTTCACCAGCATCGGGCTGGAGTTCCGGGCGGGCGCGCTGCGCCAGGCCGGGTGGCGGCCGATCGGGGTGTTCGCCGCGTCGACCGCCGTGAACGCGCTAGCCGCGCTGGGGCTGGCCCTCGCGCTTTTCTGA
- a CDS encoding lysophospholipid acyltransferase family protein gives MVALTPRLPRRGRGIWYGLAIELIWPLLVLFVRMRMTGREKVPKTGAVLLASNHLSNVDPILLTAYALASGRIPRYLARANLFTAPVIGAVMRSGRHIPVDRGSARAGLALDAARTALAEGECVGVYPEGTFTSDPDHWPMRGKSGVARVALATRTPVVPVAQWGPERLLPEGSARPRPWTKVQITCGDPVDLSDLYGKPMTKQVLDEATARIMAAITGLLEGLRGEPAPKRELVDRADARRVADVVPEQEPDAGRRIAE, from the coding sequence ATGGTGGCGTTGACGCCGAGGCTGCCCCGGCGCGGCCGGGGGATCTGGTACGGACTGGCGATCGAGTTGATCTGGCCGCTCCTGGTGCTGTTCGTCCGGATGCGCATGACCGGGCGCGAGAAGGTGCCGAAGACCGGCGCGGTGCTGCTCGCGTCGAACCACCTGTCGAACGTGGACCCGATCCTGCTGACCGCCTACGCGCTGGCCTCCGGGCGCATCCCGCGCTACCTGGCGCGGGCCAACCTGTTCACCGCCCCGGTGATCGGCGCGGTGATGCGCTCCGGCAGGCACATCCCGGTGGACCGGGGCAGCGCGCGGGCCGGGTTGGCGCTGGACGCGGCGCGCACGGCCCTCGCGGAGGGCGAGTGCGTCGGGGTGTACCCGGAGGGCACGTTCACCTCCGATCCCGACCACTGGCCGATGCGCGGCAAGTCCGGGGTGGCGCGGGTGGCGCTGGCGACGCGGACGCCGGTGGTGCCGGTCGCGCAGTGGGGGCCGGAGCGGCTCCTCCCCGAGGGCTCGGCGCGGCCCCGGCCGTGGACGAAGGTGCAGATCACCTGCGGCGACCCGGTGGACCTGTCGGACCTGTACGGCAAGCCGATGACCAAGCAGGTGCTGGACGAGGCGACGGCGCGGATCATGGCGGCGATCACCGGGCTGCTGGAGGGGCTGCGCGGCGAGCCCGCGCCGAAGCGCGAGCTGGTGGACCGGGCGGACGCGCGGCGGGTCGCGGACGTGGTCCCGGAGCAGGAGCCCGACGCGGGGCGGCGGATCGCCGAGTGA
- a CDS encoding alpha/beta fold hydrolase, producing MAEVVSRDGTRIGYDLIGSGPLVVLVSGACSYRMGGTSELAVALSEHFSVLSYDRRGRGESGDVLPYSVAREVEDVGALIEAVGGPAFLHGHSSGAVLALRAVAAGLPVPAVSLVEPPLSGEPDDGLLAAEVGALVAAGRRGDAVEHFQRTIGVPAELLVGVRESPVWPGLEALAHTLVYDLTVTADPPPLGSIGVPALVVASGSSDERLRGWARAAARGLGAGEYLELPGQWHGVPAEALAPALRRHFLG from the coding sequence ATGGCTGAGGTGGTGTCGCGGGACGGGACGCGGATCGGGTACGACCTGATCGGCTCGGGCCCGCTGGTGGTGCTGGTGAGCGGGGCGTGCTCGTACCGGATGGGCGGGACGTCGGAGCTGGCGGTCGCGCTGTCGGAGCACTTCTCGGTGCTCTCGTACGACCGGCGGGGGCGCGGGGAGAGCGGCGACGTGCTGCCGTACTCGGTGGCGCGCGAGGTCGAGGACGTCGGGGCGCTGATCGAGGCGGTCGGCGGGCCCGCGTTCCTGCACGGGCACTCGTCGGGGGCGGTGCTGGCGCTGCGCGCGGTGGCGGCGGGCCTGCCGGTGCCCGCGGTGTCGCTGGTGGAGCCGCCGCTGTCCGGCGAGCCCGACGACGGCCTGCTGGCGGCCGAGGTGGGGGCGCTGGTGGCGGCCGGGCGGCGCGGGGACGCGGTGGAGCACTTCCAGCGCACGATCGGGGTGCCCGCGGAGCTGCTGGTGGGGGTGCGCGAGTCGCCGGTGTGGCCGGGGCTGGAGGCGCTGGCGCACACCCTGGTGTACGACCTGACCGTGACCGCCGACCCGCCGCCGCTGGGGTCGATCGGGGTGCCCGCGCTGGTGGTGGCGAGCGGGTCGAGCGACGAGCGGCTGCGGGGGTGGGCTCGGGCGGCGGCGCGGGGGTTGGGCGCCGGGGAGTACCTGGAGCTGCCGGGGCAGTGGCACGGGGTGCCCGCGGAGGCGCTGGCGCCCGCGCTGAGGAGGCACTTCCTGGGGTGA
- a CDS encoding YkvA family protein: MILFGGLLVLLGASTLIWRDADIVGLSPDASGGLLLALGAAAIAAGFALRARRRARRIANGEPEPLGSVVDRARAVPRMLRDRKAYGIGGGQLAAWAFALVYVVSPVDLLPELLPIIGVTDDAGVGVWLLTSLSAAAGGYLRWESEKREGQPQRG, translated from the coding sequence GTGATCCTCTTCGGCGGACTCCTGGTCCTGCTCGGCGCGTCCACGCTGATCTGGCGCGACGCCGACATCGTCGGCCTCTCCCCCGACGCCTCCGGCGGCCTGCTCCTGGCGCTCGGCGCCGCCGCGATCGCCGCGGGCTTCGCGCTGCGCGCGCGCCGCCGCGCCAGGCGGATCGCGAACGGCGAGCCGGAACCGCTGGGCTCGGTGGTCGACCGGGCCAGGGCGGTGCCCCGGATGCTGCGCGACCGCAAGGCGTACGGCATCGGCGGCGGTCAGCTCGCGGCGTGGGCGTTCGCGCTGGTGTACGTCGTGTCCCCGGTCGACCTGCTGCCCGAGCTGCTGCCGATCATCGGCGTGACCGACGACGCGGGCGTGGGCGTGTGGCTGCTCACCAGCCTGTCCGCGGCGGCGGGCGGCTACCTGCGGTGGGAGTCAGAAAAGCGCGAGGGCCAGCCCCAGCGCGGCTAG
- a CDS encoding response regulator — translation MSDPLSVIDVLLVEDDPGDALMTQEAFEHHKIRNQLHIVRDGVEALEFLRREGPYGNAPRPGLILLDLNLPKMDGREVLAEIKADERFRTIPVVVLTTSEAEEDILRSYNLHANAYVTKPVDFDRFIEVVRQIDDFFVTVVKLPR, via the coding sequence ATGAGCGACCCCTTGAGCGTGATCGACGTCCTGCTCGTCGAGGACGACCCCGGCGACGCCCTGATGACCCAGGAGGCGTTCGAGCACCACAAGATCCGCAACCAGCTGCACATCGTGCGCGACGGCGTCGAGGCGCTGGAGTTCCTGCGCCGCGAGGGGCCGTACGGGAACGCGCCGCGGCCGGGGCTGATCCTGCTGGACCTGAACCTGCCGAAGATGGACGGCCGGGAGGTGCTCGCGGAGATCAAGGCCGACGAGCGGTTCCGGACCATCCCGGTGGTCGTGCTGACCACGTCGGAGGCGGAGGAGGACATCCTGCGCAGCTACAACCTGCACGCGAACGCGTACGTGACGAAGCCGGTGGACTTCGACCGGTTCATCGAGGTCGTGCGGCAGATCGACGACTTCTTCGTGACCGTGGTGAAGCTGCCGCGCTGA
- a CDS encoding sensor histidine kinase yields MNYRDRWPASRLLAAAVAILILVSGGAVTAIGFALNSLDKQRAVVLDQIGPARRLVIEMDAALVNQETGLRGYALSASSDFLTPYTRGIEAEETAARGVASALGSTRPDLLARLAETRGIARDWREQYAEPLISQVTENGQPQQGVGGTTVGKELFDQVRRSVNQLQADMSRDVDSARAELDLTADRLLWLCIALGTLLAVIIAGVAVVLHRILIRPLATLAAQVREVSEGDYGHAVETSGPRETVMLAEDVDAMRRRIVSDLKDLQRSNAELEQFAYVASHDLQEPLRKVASFCQLLERRYSGQLDARGEQYIQFAVDGAKRMQVLINDLLAFSRVGRITREQTMVDCGELVDQVVDSYSEVVAKTGAVVTHSGLPTVRGESSLLSGVFGNLISNALKFHGEQPPRVDIGVERTGKFWTFTVTDNGIGIDPEYAERIFVIFQRLHHRDDYPGTGIGLSMCRKIVEYHGGTIWLETGESPGTTFKFTLPVVEETGEKR; encoded by the coding sequence ATGAACTACCGCGACCGCTGGCCCGCGAGCAGGCTGCTGGCCGCGGCCGTGGCCATCCTGATCCTCGTCTCGGGCGGGGCGGTCACCGCGATCGGCTTCGCGCTCAACTCGCTGGACAAGCAGCGGGCGGTGGTGCTCGACCAGATCGGGCCCGCGAGGCGGCTGGTGATCGAGATGGACGCGGCGCTGGTCAACCAGGAGACCGGGCTCCGCGGGTACGCGCTGTCGGCGTCCTCGGACTTCCTGACGCCGTACACGCGCGGCATCGAGGCCGAGGAGACCGCGGCGCGGGGCGTGGCGTCGGCGCTGGGGTCCACCCGGCCGGACCTGCTGGCGCGGCTGGCCGAGACGCGCGGCATCGCGCGGGACTGGCGCGAGCAGTACGCCGAGCCGCTGATCTCGCAGGTCACCGAGAACGGGCAGCCGCAGCAGGGCGTGGGCGGCACGACCGTGGGCAAGGAGCTGTTCGACCAGGTCAGGCGGTCGGTGAACCAGCTCCAGGCGGACATGAGCCGCGACGTGGACTCGGCGCGGGCCGAGCTGGACCTCACCGCCGACCGGCTGCTGTGGCTGTGCATCGCGCTGGGCACGCTGCTCGCGGTGATCATCGCGGGGGTCGCGGTGGTGCTGCACCGCATCCTGATCCGGCCGCTGGCCACGCTCGCCGCGCAGGTCAGGGAGGTGTCCGAGGGCGACTACGGGCACGCGGTGGAGACCAGCGGGCCGCGCGAGACGGTCATGCTGGCCGAGGACGTGGACGCGATGCGCAGGCGGATCGTGTCCGACCTGAAGGACCTGCAGCGGTCCAACGCGGAGCTGGAGCAGTTCGCGTACGTGGCCTCGCACGACCTGCAGGAGCCGCTGCGGAAGGTGGCGAGCTTCTGCCAGCTGCTGGAGCGGCGCTACTCGGGGCAGCTGGACGCGCGCGGCGAGCAGTACATCCAGTTCGCGGTCGACGGGGCCAAGCGGATGCAGGTGCTGATCAACGACCTGCTGGCGTTCTCCAGGGTCGGGCGGATCACCCGCGAGCAGACGATGGTGGACTGCGGCGAGCTGGTCGACCAGGTGGTGGACAGCTACTCGGAGGTGGTCGCCAAGACGGGCGCGGTGGTCACGCACAGCGGGTTGCCGACCGTGCGCGGGGAGTCGTCGCTGCTCAGCGGGGTGTTCGGGAACCTGATCAGCAACGCGCTGAAGTTCCACGGGGAGCAGCCGCCGAGGGTGGACATCGGGGTGGAGCGAACGGGTAAGTTCTGGACGTTCACCGTGACCGACAACGGGATCGGCATCGATCCGGAGTACGCTGAGCGGATCTTCGTGATCTTCCAGAGGTTGCACCACCGGGACGACTACCCGGGCACGGGGATCGGGCTCTCGATGTGCCGCAAGATCGTCGAGTACCACGGCGGGACGATCTGGCTGGAGACCGGCGAGAGCCCTGGCACCACCTTCAAGTTCACCCTGCCCGTCGTAGAGGAGACCGGGGAAAAGCGATGA
- a CDS encoding helix-turn-helix domain-containing protein — MPSTQTRSKRKLGRRLAQLRVDAGRRPEEIALALRKSAGLVSKIENGHVMPDYPTLQVILAQCGVTDAVARRAVEELWEEARSSAKPVEVSPGMSLKYRAYLRAEADAAEVLTVEQTLVPGLLQTSAYAAAVQRTTLRAVAGDGARKAVESRMARQRRVHAERDPLVVRAVVDEAVVRRVAGGSEVMVEQLHHLLVLQELPNVTIQVIPFERGLYTEMVSPFVLLNYPDPVEDPPLVYVEHRGGGQWVEDGGEVREFLGAFTRNAEVALSPEETSAFIRREMEGLGA, encoded by the coding sequence ATGCCGAGCACTCAGACGCGGTCCAAGCGGAAGTTGGGGAGGAGGCTCGCCCAGCTCCGGGTGGACGCCGGGCGGCGGCCCGAGGAGATCGCGCTGGCGCTGCGGAAGTCCGCCGGGCTCGTGTCGAAGATCGAGAACGGGCACGTCATGCCCGACTACCCCACGCTCCAGGTCATCCTCGCCCAGTGCGGGGTCACGGACGCCGTCGCGCGCCGGGCCGTCGAGGAGCTGTGGGAGGAGGCCAGGAGCAGCGCCAAACCGGTTGAGGTCTCCCCTGGGATGTCCTTGAAGTACCGGGCCTACCTGCGGGCCGAGGCGGACGCGGCCGAGGTGCTGACGGTGGAGCAGACCCTGGTGCCCGGACTGCTCCAGACGAGCGCCTACGCGGCGGCCGTGCAGCGGACCACGTTGCGGGCGGTGGCGGGCGACGGGGCCAGGAAGGCCGTCGAGTCGCGGATGGCGCGGCAGCGGCGGGTGCACGCGGAGCGCGACCCGCTCGTGGTGCGCGCGGTGGTGGACGAAGCGGTGGTCCGGCGGGTGGCGGGTGGGAGCGAGGTGATGGTGGAGCAGCTGCACCACCTGCTCGTGCTCCAGGAACTGCCGAACGTGACCATCCAGGTGATCCCGTTCGAGCGCGGGCTCTACACCGAGATGGTCAGCCCGTTCGTGCTGCTCAACTACCCCGACCCGGTTGAGGACCCGCCGCTGGTCTACGTCGAGCACCGGGGTGGCGGGCAGTGGGTCGAGGACGGTGGGGAGGTCCGGGAGTTCCTGGGCGCCTTCACCCGGAACGCGGAGGTGGCGCTCTCGCCCGAGGAGACGAGCGCGTTCATCCGGCGGGAGATGGAAGGGCTGGGCGCGTGA
- a CDS encoding TetR family transcriptional regulator produces MAEQALTPRGAATRARIIEAATAEFTEHGIAGARVERVVAAARTNKAQLYAYFGSKDGLFDAVLGSLMDRIVDVVPIDATDLADWAVRLYDDYLVRPEVVRLATWTRLERRPTGHLVLDHEQREDGKLRAIAEAQAAGLVVPGDPFDVMVLVLSMSLAWSPVSTSYAASADEPAEAHERRRSLLRESVRRAVML; encoded by the coding sequence ATGGCAGAGCAGGCGCTGACCCCCAGAGGAGCCGCGACCAGGGCGCGGATCATCGAGGCGGCCACCGCCGAGTTCACCGAGCACGGCATCGCGGGCGCCCGCGTCGAGCGGGTCGTGGCGGCGGCGCGCACCAACAAGGCCCAGCTCTACGCGTACTTCGGCAGCAAGGACGGCCTGTTCGACGCGGTGCTGGGCAGCCTGATGGACCGGATCGTGGACGTGGTCCCGATCGACGCCACCGACCTCGCGGACTGGGCGGTGCGGCTGTACGACGACTACCTGGTCCGGCCCGAGGTGGTGCGGCTGGCCACCTGGACCCGCCTGGAGCGCCGCCCGACCGGCCACCTGGTGCTCGACCACGAGCAGCGCGAGGACGGGAAGCTGCGCGCGATCGCCGAGGCGCAGGCCGCCGGGCTGGTCGTGCCGGGCGACCCGTTCGACGTGATGGTGCTGGTGCTCTCGATGTCGCTGGCCTGGTCGCCGGTCAGCACCTCCTACGCGGCGAGCGCCGACGAGCCCGCCGAGGCGCACGAGCGCCGCAGGTCCCTGCTGCGCGAGAGCGTGCGGCGCGCGGTCATGCTCTGA
- a CDS encoding DUF397 domain-containing protein: MGGTVRWRRSSRSGPDNNCAEVARVGDGRGDGGSGDGGRGGVLVRDSKCPDGGVLEFPGASWAGFLASLRR, encoded by the coding sequence ATGGGCGGGACGGTGCGGTGGCGGCGCAGCAGTCGCAGTGGGCCGGACAACAACTGCGCCGAGGTCGCGCGTGTCGGCGACGGACGCGGTGACGGTGGCAGCGGTGACGGTGGCAGGGGCGGCGTTCTGGTGCGGGACAGCAAGTGCCCGGACGGTGGCGTGCTGGAGTTCCCCGGCGCCAGTTGGGCCGGGTTCCTCGCCTCGCTGCGGCGCTGA
- a CDS encoding NAD(P)-dependent alcohol dehydrogenase has translation MRTTTGWRAEGGELVRSALQRRDLRADDIAVRVDHCGVCHTDLHHLRSHDGATPLVPGHEFTGVVTEIGPDVTAFAVGDPVAVGNIVDSCGTCAPCLAGQQNFCREFPALTYGGTDRHDGSTTLGGYSREHVVREAFAHHLPEGLDPAAAAPLMCAGITVWEPLRALGVGPGSRVAVAGLGGLGHLAVKLAVALGAEVSVISRTADKADDARALGAGDFIVSTDPEQVERARDRFDVVVDTIAVPHDLAPYLKMVAWDGALTQVGYLGPVRVETMDLLAGRKKLTSSGSGGLPATAEMLRFCAEHGVVADVEVLPSARVGEALERLGRGDVRYRFVLDLSDLD, from the coding sequence ATGAGGACGACCACCGGCTGGCGCGCCGAGGGCGGCGAGCTCGTGCGGTCCGCGCTCCAGCGGCGCGACCTGCGGGCCGACGACATCGCCGTGCGCGTCGACCACTGCGGGGTCTGCCACACCGACCTGCATCACCTGCGCTCCCACGACGGCGCCACGCCCCTGGTGCCCGGCCACGAGTTCACCGGCGTGGTCACCGAGATCGGCCCCGACGTCACCGCGTTCGCGGTCGGCGACCCGGTGGCCGTGGGCAACATCGTCGACTCGTGCGGGACCTGCGCGCCGTGCCTGGCGGGGCAGCAGAACTTCTGCCGCGAGTTCCCCGCCCTGACCTACGGCGGGACCGACCGGCACGACGGCAGCACCACGCTCGGCGGCTACAGCCGCGAGCATGTGGTCCGCGAGGCGTTCGCCCACCACCTGCCCGAGGGGCTCGACCCGGCCGCCGCCGCGCCGCTGATGTGCGCGGGCATCACGGTCTGGGAGCCGCTGCGCGCGCTCGGCGTCGGGCCGGGCAGCCGGGTCGCCGTGGCCGGGCTCGGCGGGCTCGGGCACCTGGCGGTCAAGCTCGCCGTCGCGCTCGGCGCGGAGGTCTCGGTGATCAGCCGCACCGCCGACAAGGCCGACGACGCGCGGGCGCTGGGGGCCGGGGACTTCATCGTCTCCACCGACCCCGAGCAGGTCGAGCGGGCGCGCGACCGGTTCGACGTCGTCGTCGACACCATCGCCGTGCCGCACGACCTCGCCCCGTACCTGAAGATGGTCGCCTGGGACGGCGCGCTGACCCAGGTCGGCTACCTCGGGCCGGTGCGCGTCGAGACCATGGACCTGCTGGCAGGGCGCAAGAAGCTCACCTCCAGCGGCAGCGGCGGGCTCCCGGCGACGGCGGAGATGCTCCGGTTCTGCGCCGAGCACGGGGTGGTCGCCGACGTCGAGGTGCTGCCCTCCGCGCGGGTCGGCGAGGCGCTGGAGCGGCTGGGGCGCGGGGACGTGCGCTACCGGTTCGTGCTCGACCTGAGCGACCTCGACTAG